A single window of Erythrolamprus reginae isolate rEryReg1 unplaced genomic scaffold, rEryReg1.hap1 scaffold_254, whole genome shotgun sequence DNA harbors:
- the LOC139156054 gene encoding tudor domain-containing protein 6-like yields the protein MGCIVADLLPPGNFETSLKTTLKGSKTPLDSQTLNFRWAAEAIDFLGFLHGKELSGVIRKVLISQCLVVLEVPWLLIQMRHLGLASPASTAFGTLLSAILEVPEIASVPLEPTSTLSQSPTLPSAQSNQGHVTMDFFYPQLELNVTVPVVVTQISDPYRIYCQLRSLSKEIQLLSDAMYQAFEISKGKFVEEALPTPGFPCAAQGIDGCWYRTLLLETYPEDDQEDQPGAVAQVICVDYGRKEFITRRHLRKLPIEYFRMPVVTYPCSLQGITDGGCGWTHSQINQLKTLLLGKIVQAHIESYSPFEHIYYITLYGEDGLNLNCLYGVQAHCLAQNLLHSNQECISGLISESESLGISVQKEYASLSKILPTIAATPFFVARLKAGEYHNVQVSFLQDPSEFWVQLQELKQPLCLLQRNLRDFYSRNKKLECVLLEPKVGSLCCVMLKENSYHRALVTKVQGKGIVVYLVDWGHTEVVDLYKVKKLLPQFRELPAVAVRCALDNPFPDQSWNPEAVDYFRKSVLNKELMIKVLGMQGDVYIVELFDNSLVGEKNLAKIMSQRKYIKHHDVLETIQAISDKLLAVDPENKPMRLRPVKKTIPVADKVKHPPQHDFSASSAAEILRNEHHSSEGTFYSSALGGSDNSSCEIQNYSEIKAGEEQLEFGSTVDVIVTHIENPSHFWCRLFKNSHELNILMAKIQDYCIHSAELHEWPNSVCLAKSSEDKKWHRAVIVNKVHYTEEVEVAYVDYGNKKYVSLKNIRATTAEFLKLKAQAFRCSLYNLIQPKHTNPFVWDKNAIEAFHEFVDSGSKVTLKCITFALAALNGTELFNIVDLITPFESACHFLIRKGLATFVRKEKPLVSSVQLLSYYYSTHNIKRGSEEIIYVTHVNSPCSFFCQLARNENALENLTSNISKLRKMYNLQTSPNSRNLYLAKYTDDCWYRAVIISKNDSKEVFFVDFGNTQLLKNEDLVVVPNDAYELMFLPMQAIKCSLSDIVDPPKDAVEWFEKAVVDKPLKALIVAKDPDGTLIIELYDDKMQINAKLKQSLGLQASKEITENTEDSTLSFQYSVGTEENSERGLTLIDFVKPVLEGNTKSSAVFEETRQLQQEPKKEVARKFLEFTEGSSKSNYVEDWKDMECADLRKKEERCDIRNVKSVTYSSLKNIHELPPKSIKPGFKSLVYISHINNLSDFYVQLVEDEPILDSISEKINSSKTVSNLVGQQLNVGDLIGAIYSEDGLWYRAVILKESSSELVEVQYIDYGNTAVVSIHKACKLIEGCLSFPVMSIHCTLGSITMSEIAEWTQKAVVYFSQKTNEVQMNCQFVEKVEGKWEITLSDEKDDIIVDMINSYLGYKTYDLTETPDKGSDKISKVSLCEDILSDEHSRLSASKLFLWKTPKIGETVKAFSLVPKNPEYFWCQFTENDINSIEIQLQETEEHAKIYIDNLKNGSPCLASSSDNLFHRAVVSHIEESSLTVINIDYGTEKLVSIEEIRQIPDELLIIPPQAFLCCLFGFNSEKGSWAEGINEIFYDMIADLPLEITIMDKLNDDSFEIPLFVVKLECQNISINEEMKHLWKHHAESGDSTIANNYNLEQIRNPDEENWKLEPFETETYVCTTMTPKNNSLEDVLCCPNLLQSVDYFFGGGDRILSETSAQPSKNQIKHHCITHEIFHTVNQKATFDAFNNEINHSPSENRKNLTDSEIQLSTCKIEYDKLESQGGAEDTEILMLDSPEIQLSLDDTKKSDFVSLQVLPQLNNAKNMLEKEKLKMPLLEDMLEPKTIEIKTYDETQNNSELYVLEPQHVEGQSEHKVKENTSLMNENENVIEVMASEAFPLLTEKASDNTLYLQHPNLSVPSDNKIQSSFSEIKLKPQEFFSIEDLVEKCKLEKSDKKSNFTEGQTALGKNYEEMQMIIHGSFKDNICVEKDYLSDIQLSEADEPLIHDTEKKENICNLMGFDIGSQCMVWSGIHWYKAEILSISPEGTKVLNLSNGNEEIVNPIHVWNGIPELDSDLTQIMSKNKTDNLNLLPATVLTMEVEEMTHDSDDSTPIHLSCDSTESTAEQC from the exons CCCGCTAGATTCCCAGACGCTTAACTTCCGTTGGGCTGCTGAGGCAATCGACTTTTTGGGTTTCCTGCATGGCAAAGAGCTGTCTGGTGTCATCCGAAAAGTGCTGATCTCACAGTGCCTTGTGGTGCTGGAAGTGCCCTGGTTGCTGATACAAATGCGCCATCTTGGGCTTGCCAGTCCTGCCTCTACTGCTTTTGGCACCCTATTGAGTGCCATCTTAGAAGTTCCTGAGATTGCTTCTGTCCCATTGGAGCCAACTTCCACTTTGTCCCAATCCCCAACCCTTCCTTCTGCCCAGTCCAATCAGGGTCATGTCACAATGGATTTCTTCTATCCTCAACTGGAATTGAACGTGACTGTGCCTGTGGTGGTGACTCAGATCTCTGATCCCTATAGAATATATTGCCAGCTACGTAGTCTTTCTAAAGAAATCCAGCTTCTTTCAGATGCTATGTATCAAGCTTTTGAGATATCAAAAGGAAAATTTGTAGAAGAGGCTTTACCCACCCCAGGCTTTCCCTGTGCTGCCCAGGGTATAGATGGATGCTGGTATCGAACTTTGTTATTAGAAACATACCCAGAAGATGATCAAGAGGATCAACCAGGAGCAGTGGCTCAAGTGATTTGTGTGGATTATGGCAGGAAAGAATTTATAACAAGGAGACATCTGCGCAAGTTACCTATTGAATATTTTCGCATGCCAGTAGTAACCTACCCTTGTTCACTGCAAGGTATTACCGATGGAGGTTGTGGCTGGACCCATTCACAAATTAATCAACTTAAAACATTGCTCTTGGGTAAGATAGTGCAAGCTCACATCGAATCTTACTCTCCCTTTGAGCATATCTATTACATTACCCTATATGGGGAAGATGGTCTCAACCTTAACTGCTTGTATGGGGTGCAGGCACATTGCCTGGCTCAAAATCTCCTGCACAGTAATCAAGAATGTATCTCTGGTTTAATTAGTGAATCAGAAAGCTTGGGTATCTCAGTCCAAAAGGAATATGCTTCTTTGTCAAAGATATTGCCTACTATTGCTGCtaccccattttttgttgcaCGTCTGAAGGCAGGCGAGTACCATAATGTTCAGGTGTCATTTCTTCAGGACCCTTCAGAATTCTGGGTGCAGTTGCAAGAACTTAAACAGCCACTTTGTCTCCTACAGCGGAACTTAAGAGACTTTTATTCTCGGAATAAGAAACTAGAATGTGTTCTACTTGAACCCAAGGTAGGATCGCTGTGCTGTGTCATGTTGAAGGAAAACTCTTACCATCGTGCCCTTGTTACTAAAGTTCAGGGAAAAGGAATTGTGGTGTATTTGGTGGATTGGGGACACACTGAAGTAGTTGACTTGTATAAAGTGAAGAAGCTGCTTCCCCAGTTCAGAGAACTTCCTGCAGTGGCAGTCCGGTGTGCACTGGATAATCCTTTCCCAGATCAGTCATGGAACCCAGAAGCTGTTGATTATTTTAGGAAATCTGTGCTAAACAAGGAATTGATGATCAAAGTTCTAGGCATGCAAGGAGATGTTTATATAGTTGAACTTTTTGATAATTCTCTAGTGGGAGAAAAAAATTTGGCTAAAATCATGTCCCAGAGAAAGTACATAAAGCACCATGATGTACTAGAAACTATCCAGGCAATATCAGATAAGCTGTTGGCAGTTGACCCTGAAAATAAACCAATGAGGTTAAGACCTGTGAAAAAAACAATACCAGTGGCAGATAAAGTAAAACATCCACCACAACATGATTTTTCAGCCTCTTCTGCAGCTGAAATTTTGAGAAATGAACACCACTCCAGTGAGGGAACTTTTTATTCTTCAGCTCTGGGTGGCAGTGATAATTCATCATGTGAAATACAGAACTATTCTGAAATAAAGGCAGGTGAAGAACAGCTTGAATTTGGAAGTACAGTTGACGTGATTGTAACACACATAGAAAATCCTAGTCATTTTTGGTGTCGCTTGTTTAAGAATTCCCATGAACTGAATATACTTATGGCTAAAATTCAGGATTATTGTATACATTCAGCAGAGCTTCATGAATGGCCAAATTCAGTATGCTTGGCTAAGTCTTCTGAGGATAAAAAATGGCACAGAGCTGTTATCGTTAATAAGGTTCATTACACAGAAGAGGTTGAAGTCGCTTATGTTGATTATGGAAATAAAAAGTATGTTTCACTGAAAAATATCCGTGCAACTACTGCAGAGTTTCTGAAGCTAAAAGCTCAAGCTTTTAGATGTAGCCTTTACAATTTAATTCAGCCAAAACATACAAATCCTTTTGTTTGGGATAAAAATGCCATTGAAGCATTTCATGAATTCGTGGATTCAGGATCTAAGGTGACATTAAAATGTATTACATTTGCTTTAGCAGCATTAAATGGCACAGaactttttaatattgttgacCTTATTACTCCTTTTGAAAGTGCTTGCCATTTTTTAATAAGAAAGGGTCTGGCCACATTTGTACGCAAAGAGAAACCCTTGGTATCATCTGTTCAACTTCTATCATACTATTACTCAACCCACAATATCAAAAGAGGAAGTGAAGAAATTATTTATGTCACACATGTTAATAGTCCATGTTCTTTTTTCTGCCAGCTTGCTAGGAATGAAAATGCTCTTGAAAATTTAACTAGTAACATTAGTAAACTAAGAAAAATGTACAATTTGCAAACTTCACCCAACTCTAGAAATTTGTATCTTGCAAAGTATACTGATGACTGCTGGTATAGGGCTGTAATAATTTCAAAAAATGATAGCAAAGAAGTTTTTTTTGTAGATTTTGGGAATACGCAGTTATTAAAAAACGAAGACTTGGTTGTAGTACCAAATGATGCTTACGAGTTAATGTTTTTGCCTATGCAGGCTATAAAATGTTCTCTTTCTGATATTGTTGATCCACCAAAAGATGCTGTTGAGTGGTTTGAAAAAGCAGTGGTAGATAAGCCCTTAAAAGCTTTGATTGTAGCAAAGGATCCTGATGGAACATTGATTATTGAACTGTATGATGATAAAATGCAGATCAATGCAAAATTGAAACAAAGCTTAGGTTTGCAGGCTAGCAAGGAGATTACTGAAAACACAGAAGACAGCACTCTGTCTTTTCAATACTCAGTTGGTACAGAAGAAAACAGTGAAAGGGGACTAACTTTGATAGACTTTGTCAAACCTGTTCTTGAGGGCAATACTAAATCTAGTGCTGTTTTTGAAGAAACACGCCAATTGCAGCAGGAACCTAAAAAAGAGGTAGCAAGAAAATTCCTAGAATTCACAGAAGGCTCTAGTAAAAGTAATTATGTGGAAGATTGGAAGGACATGGAATGTGCAGACCTTCGTAAGAAAGAGGAAAGATGTGATATTAGAAATGTCAAATCTGTAACATATTCCTCTCTTAAAAATATACATGAACTACCTCCAAAAAGCATAAAACCTGGTTTTAAATCTTTAGTATATATTTCTCACATAAATAATCTTTCTGATTTTTATGTACAGTTAGTAGAAGATGAGCCAATCCTTGATAGTATATCAGAGAAAATAAACAGTTCTAAAACAGTTTCAAACTTAGTGGGACAACAACTTAATGTAGGAGATTTAATAGGTGCAATTTATTCAGAAGATGGCTTATGGTATCGAGCTGTAATTCTTaaagagtccagtagtgaattggTAGAGGTACAGTATATTGATTATGGCAATACTGCGGTAGTTAGCATTCATAAAGCATGCAAGCTTATTGAAGGCTGTTTATCTTTCCCTGTAATGAGCATCCATTGTACCCTGGGTAGTATTACGATGTCAGAGATTGCAGAATGGACACAAAAAGCAGTGGTGTATTTTTCCCAAAAGACAAATGAGGTTCAGATGAACTGTCAATTTGTTGAGAAAGTAGAAGGCAAGTGGGAAATAACACTCAGTGATGAAAAAGATGATATAATAGTTGATATGATTAATAGTTACCTTGGATATAAAACATATGACCTGACAGAGACACCTGACAAAGGATCTGATAAGATTAGCAAAGTGAGCTTATGTGAAGATATTCTTTCTGATGAGCACAGTAGACTTTCAGCTAGCAAATTATTTCTCTGGAAGACACCTAAAATAGGTGAAACTGTAAAAGCCTTTTCATTAGTTCCAAAGAATCCAGAATATTTTTGGTGTCAGTTCACTGAAAATGATATTAATTCAATTGAAATACAACTTCAGGAAACTGAAGAACATGCAAAAATCTACATTGATAATCTTAAAAATGGCAGTCCTTGTCTAGCAAGTTCTAGTGATAATTTATTTCACCGAGCAGTTGTAAGTCATATAGAGGAAAGTTCCTTGACAGTAATCAACATTGATTATGGAACAGAGAAACTTGTCAGCATAGAAGAGATCAGGCAAATTCCTGATGAACTATTAATAATTCCACCACAAGCATTTTTGTGTTGTCTCTTTGGTTTTAATTCTGAAAAAGGTTCATGGGCTGAAGGAATAAATGAAATTTTTTATGATATGATAGCTGATCTTCCATTAGAGATTACAATTATGGACAAATTGAACGATGATTCTTTTGAAATTCCTTTGTTTGTAGTTAAATTAGAATGTCAGAATATAAGCATTAAtgaagaaatgaaacatctttgGAAACATCATGCTGAAAGTGGTGATTCCACTATTGCAAATAATTACAACCTTGAGCAGATTAGAAATCCAGACGAAGAGAATTGGAAATTAGAGCCATTTGAAACTGAAACTTACGTTTGTACAACAATGACCCCAAAAAACAATAGTTTGGAAGATGTATTATGTTGTCCAAATCTATTACAGTCAGTAGATTACTTTTTTGGTGGCGGAGACAGGATTTTATCAGAAACATCTGCACAGCCATCCAAAAATCAAATCAAGCACCACTGTATCACCCATGAAATATTTCATACAGTGAACCAAAAGGCCACATTTGAtgcatttaataatgaaattaacCATTCTCCATCTGAAAACAGAAAAAACCTAACAGATTCTGAAATCCAGCTTTCTACTTGTAAAATTGAATATGATAAACTTGAATCTCAGGGAGGGGCAGAGGACACAGAAATATTAATGCTAGATTCTCCTGAAATTCAGTTGTCTTTGGATGATACAAAGAAGTCAGATTTTGTGTCCTTACAAGTACTTCCCCAATTAAATAATGCAAAGAACATGCTAGAAAAAGAGAAGTTAAAAATGCCTTTGTTGGAAGACATGCTAGAGCCAAAGACAATAGAAATAAAAACGTATGATGAAACACAAAATAATTCAGAATTGTATGTACTTGAACCACAGCATGTGGAAGGACAGTCAGAACACAAAGTAAAAGAGAATACTTCACTAATGAACGAAAATGAAAATGTAATAGAAGTAATGGCATCTGAAGCTTTTCCTTTACTGACTGAGAAAGCCAGCGATAATACGCTATATTTGCAACATCCTAATTTGTCTGTTCCTTCAGATAATAAAATCCAGTCGTCATTTTCAGAAATTAAACTTAAGCCACAAGAATTCTTTTCCATTGAAGATCTTGTGGAAAAGTGTAAACTGGAAAAAAGTGATAAAAAATCCAATTTTACAGAAGGGCAAACTGCGTTAGGAAAGAATTATGAAGAAATGCAGATGATCATTCATGGAAGTTTTAAAGACAATATTTGCGTTGAAAAGGATTATCTATCAGATATACAGCTAAGTGAAGCTGATGAACCCTTAATACATGATACAG aaaaaaaagaaaacatttgcaACTTAATGGGATTTGATATTGGTTCCCAATGCATGGTGTGGTCAGGTATTCATTGGTACAAGGCTGAGATTTTAAGCATATCACCTGAAGGTACAAAG GTTTTGAATCTTTCAAATGGAAATGAAGAGATAGtcaatcctatacatgtttggaaTGGGATTCCTGAATTGGATTCAGATCTTACTCAG ATAATGTCCAAGAATAAAACAGATAACTTGAACCTTCTGCCTGCAACTGTCTTGACAATGGAAG tgGAAGAAATGACTCATGATTCAGATGACAGTACACCAATTCATTTGAGTTGTGACAGCACTGAGAGTACAGCTGAGCAATGCTAA
- the LOC139156055 gene encoding platelet-activating factor acetylhydrolase-like isoform X2, which yields MYWIVEEIILANYFDSVTAPAKWNAKFKTGEKYPLIIFSHGLGGFRTIYSAICIEMASQGFVVASVEHRDQSSAATYYYKEIPPVGGKRKHPALYKMWMYYRKLKPNENEYLMRRKQVKKRAAECIRALDLLLEINSGKPAKNILPLNFNWSLLKDSIDLQKIAAMGHSFGAATVIETLSKDTRFKCGVALDAWMFPLSEKVYPNVHQPLLFINSEKYQWASNILEMKKLNYKGRERKMITIKGSVHKSFPDFTFLIGNEFGKTLKLRGDIDPQTAIDISNKASLAFLQQHLGLGKDFDQWNPLLNGKGPNVIRDTNVDLTPGATQ from the exons ATGTATTGGATAGTAGAGGAGATCATTCTAGCAAATTATTTTG ACTCAGTTACAGCTCCTGCAAAATGGAATGCTAAATTCAAGACTGGAGAAAAATATCCCCTAATTATTTTTTCCCATGGACTTGGAGGATTTAG GACGATATATTCTGCGATTTGCATTGAAATGGCATCTCAGGGGTTTGTTGTTGCTTCTGTGGAGCATAG AGACCAGTCCTCTGCAGCTACATATTACTATAAAGAAATCCCCCCTGTAGGAGGCAAAAGAAAACACCCAGCATTATACAAGATGTGGATGTACTATAGAAAACTAAAACCAAATGAAAATGAATATTTGATGAGGCGGAAACAG GTAAAGAAAAGGGCAGCTGAATGCATTAGAGCTCTTGACCTTTTGCTTGAAATTAATTCTGGAAAACCCGCCAAGAACATTTTGCCTTTAAATTTCAACTGGAGTCTTTTAAAG GATTCTATTGACTTACAGAAGATAGCAGCAATGGGGCATTCTTTTGGTGCTGCCACAGTCATAGAAACACTTAGCAAAGATACACGATTCAA ATGCGGTGTTGCTCTTGATGCGTGGATGTTTCCCCTATCTGAAAAAGTATATCCTAACGTGCACCAACCATTGCTGTTTATTAATTCAGAAAAATACCAGTGGGCTTCAAATATCCTAGAGATGAAGAAACTTAACtacaaaggcagagaaagaaaaatgataacTATTAA AGGATCGGTACATAAGAGTTTTCCTGACTTTACATTCCTTATTGGAAACGAATTTGGGAAGACTTTGAAACTTAGAGGAGATATAGATCCACAAACAGCTATTGATATTAGCAACAAAGCTTCACTGGCCTTCTTACAACAGCATTTGG GTCTTGGTAAAGATTTTGACCAATGGAACCCTCTTTTAAATGGCAAAGGACCTAATGTCATTCGAGACACCAATGTTGACCTAACTCCAGGAGCAACTCAGTGA